In Castor canadensis chromosome 11, mCasCan1.hap1v2, whole genome shotgun sequence, a single genomic region encodes these proteins:
- the LOC109696365 gene encoding LOW QUALITY PROTEIN: PRAME family member 15-like (The sequence of the model RefSeq protein was modified relative to this genomic sequence to represent the inferred CDS: inserted 1 base in 1 codon; deleted 1 base in 1 codon) has translation MSMKAPPTLLQLAGQSLLRNEVLAISALEKLPMELFPPLFMEAFTRRCTGIVKAMVQAWPFPCLPLGALMKTRDLVTLQVALDGLDMLLGQQVRPRRWKLQVLDLHNVHLKFWKIWSGNMANACSTEANSKKKKRPTEQNGPRMEXKQPLTVLVDVCLKQSILDAFLSYLLLWVQERKGLLQLGCRKLKISTVHIQSIRKVLEVLQLDWMQEVQVNCTWQLSTLAAFASYLGRMRNLLKLLSHIKVPASISPEEQKQLVVQFTSQFLNLACLQELSLDSVSFLEDHLDQVLRCLRTPLEALSMTDCQLAESDLKHLSQCPSIRQLKHLNLSGVTLTRFSPEPLRVLLERVSDTLKTLDLEDCGIRDLQLTALLPALSRCYQLTTFNYLRNPMSVAVLEKLLCHTIQLGHLSLEMYSTPWRSYGVHGAHYRRRLGQLWDELALLVKPLKHPRTVWYNSLSSL, from the exons ATGAGCATGAAGGCCCCACCCACCCTCCTGCAGCTGGCAGGGCAGAGCCTGCTGAGGAACGAGGTCCTGGCCATCTCTGCTCTGGAGAAACTGCCCATGgagctcttccctcctctcttcatGGAGGCTTTCACCAGGAGATGCACTGGGATCGTGAAGGCCATGGTGCAGGCCTGGcccttcccctgcctcccccTGGGGGCCCTGATGAAGACAAGAGACCTGGTGACCTTACAGGTTGCCCTGGATGGCCTCGATATGCTACTTGGTCAGCAGGTTCGACCCAGGAGGTGGAAATTACAAGTGTTAGATTTGCACAACGTGCATCTGAAGTTCTGGAAGATATGGTCTGGAAACATGGCCAATGCCTGCTCAACAGAGGCCAACAGTAAGAAGAAAAAGCGGCCAACAGAGCAGAATGGTCCCAGGATGG AGAAGCAGCCCTTGACGGTGTTAGTAGATGTGTGCCTCAAGCAAAGCATCCTGGATGCCTTTCTCTCCTATCTCCTTCTGTGGGTCCaggaaagaaaaggtttattacaGCTGGGCTGTAGGAAGTTGAAGATTTCAACAGTTCACATCCAAAGCATCAGGAAGGTTCTGGAAGTGTTGCAGCTTGACTGGATGCAGGAAGTGCAAGTGAATTGCACCTGGCAGCTGTCCACACTAGCTGCCTTTGCTTCTTACCTGGGCCGGATGAGAAATCTCCTCAAACTACTCTCTCACATCAAGGTGCCTGCTTCCATCTCCCCAGAGGAGCAGAAGCAGCTGGTTGTGCAATTTACCTCTCAGTTTCTCAACCTGGCCTGCTTGCAGGAGCTTTCCCTGGACTCTGTCTCCTTCCTGGAAGACCACCTGGACCAGGTGCTCAGGTGCCTGAGGACTCCCTTGGAAGCCCTCTCAATGACTGACTGTCAGCTTGCAGAATCAGACTTGAAGCATCTGTCCCAGTGCCCAAGCATCCGCCAGCTAAAACATCTGAACCTGAGTGGTGTCACCTTGACCCGTTTCAGCCCTGAGCCCCTCCGAGTTCTGCTAGAGAGAGTCTCAGACACCCTGAAGACCCTGGACTTGGAAGACTGTGGGATAAGGGACCTCCAGCTCACTGCCCTCCTGCCTGCCCTAAGCCGCTGCTACCAGCTCACCACGTTCAACTACTTAAGGAACCCCATGTCTGTGGCTGTCCTGGAGAAGCTACTCTGCCACACTATCCAGCTGGGCCACTTAAGCCTAGAGATGTACTCCACC CCCTGGAGGTCTTATGGTGTCCATGGTGCCCACTACCGGAGGAGACTGGGCCAGCTTTGGGATGAGCTTGCACTGCTAGTGAAGCCGTTAAAACATCCCAGGACAGTGTGGTACAATTCCTTGTCCTCTCTGTAG